The sequence CCCAGCAGTGGCCTTCAGTAACTTCTCTGTATCCCATCCCAGTACAATGGTGTCAGCTTTCCCTCATATTGATCTTTGAACGTCTGTAACTGTGCAGTCCTCTTTGTACCCATGGGGCTTATTAAATTATTCTCTTGGGGGggttattgatttttttttttaacgcATAACAAACAGCCTAGTGAAACTTGAAATTCTTCCATGTGACCTGTGGTGTTCTGAAGTTGTCCTGACTTAACAGAAATCCCTGTCAAACAAATGGAATTAGTATGTGATAATACCTGGcagtattttaaattacttgCTTGGAAAAGTTCTAGTGGAAGAGGCTGTAGTTaaattttcccctccttttgACAAAAGAACCATGAATGCCTTTGGGATCTGAAGCCATTGCATTTAATTAGTGTGTGGAACTAATGAGTCCTGCTCGTGTATGTGGTGGCAACCTGGTCTCTGGGCTTGGAAGGTGTTTCCTAGAAGTATGTTGCAAGGCCTTGCTTGCATGGGGGAACAACATATTTTACTGAAATCTAAGGctattttttcattgttttatgCTTTTTGTCACAAAAAGAGCACAGAGGAACTTCTGAAAATATCCAATAGCAAACACTTAGAATCTGTATGTCATTTGTGGGAGGCTTTGTACATCTTGTTCCATGCAAGGACAACAATGTTCCACTCACTGTGTAGGAAAACCacctcttctttctctctgtaaCCACCCTGCCACAGTTGAGGATGAGAACAGACAGAAACAAAGTTGTGTTACCACAGTTTTTAGTACCATTCTAAAAGATGGAGTACCACTACTGTCGTTCTTGCCTGCTGAGTATTTCTGAAGGGTAGATGGGTTGGCAGAATTGGCATGTTTTCTTCCCCCTTGCTGCCTGTACATTTGTGCAGGAGAATGAGCCAAGTGAGGAGGAAACACTGTATGGCAGTACTAGCTTGTAGCACAAGCATGGCTCTGTTGGGCAGGTGGGCTGCTGAGATGCTCTGTTGTTCAGTAAAGATATTTAGTAGGATAATACAATTGAAACTATTAAAATTCCAAGGAAAACCTAAAAATGAATAATTGCTGTGTCTTACTGCTTTCTTTGGGGCAATGTAAGAATGACTACTTCATGGggctttcctttccttttgcaGTGATATTGTAGTCCAGATAGTAGATGCCAGAAACCCCCTTCTGTTTAGATGTCAAGACCTGGTAAGTAAACAACTTTCTTGAATCTTGTCTTCATTTTATGTCTTAATGTTTATGTGATATATTTTTTGCTCAATGCATTCAGCCACCTTGAAGCTGTTTTGTTGTAGTGCCTGAGTGGATATCTTATTAATTCATAAAAGTATTCAggcatgaaattatttttttttcttttggtattTCACACAGAATGTTGTGGATTTAGAGGCTCTTCTGCAGATGTTACATTGCAGATactattttatttctcattacccATTAGAAGTGTCCTCACCTAAAGGAATTGTCTTTTGTAAAAGCATAGTGGAATAAAAGTGGGTGAGGATTACAAAGGATCAAAAATTATTCAAGTGACAAGTTTGTAATGATAGGCTATAGAACACTGCATCAGGGAGATATGAAATTGCTCAAATAGTTATCTtaggagctcctgctgcagggtgcTGATTAATATCTTGTCACAGCTCTAGGCAGACAAGGCGTTTGCACACATGGCCAGCAACAAGCTGTATTGTGGTAGTTGCATGCTCCAATTTGTTCTTGTGGCTGTCTGCTGAACAGCACTTCATCAACCTAGGGATGGTAAGCTTGGCTACACTCGTGTGGAGCTGCATGGGTTAATTTGTTTTGGTGATCTTGTGTTGTCTTGGGGTGGAAGGAGTTGAAACCAGAGGGCAAACTGATCCTTCTCTTGTTTTCTTTAGGAAAGTTATGTTAAGGAAGTCAGTAAAGACAAAGAGAACATGATCCTGATCAACAAAGCAGATTTGCTGAGTGAGGAGCAACGTGCTGCTTGGGCACAGTTCTTTGAGAAGGAGGGTGTCAAGGTGGTGTTCTGGTCAGCTCTGGCAGAGTGTGAACGGCTGTGTGGAGAATCAAAGGTACTGCAGGTGACCAGGTCAGACTGggtctgtgctggctgcagctgggaataGATAAGCACTGGGTTGTCAGCTCTTGGGATCTGGCTGATGACAGCTCACTGAGCCAGCAGCAAGGCTTGGGGTTGTCTTTGCATTTCACCTCTGAACTGCTGTTCCCACAGGAACTGGGCTCTGATGGGGGAGCAGAGCACCCCAGCGGTTCTGAGGATGATGGCTCCAGTCAGGAAGATGACAACACAGCACAAGGAAGTGCAGAAAGAGCATCCACAGGCAGCACTTGGCAAAGTGCAAACCAGGCCTTGGGGAGTGATGATAACAGCAGTGATGAATATGAAGACTGTGAAGATGATGAAGAGGAGGACTGGCAAACGTGTTCTGAAGATGAAGCTGGTGACAGCATAAATGCTGTTGGTCCACAGAGGATGGAAAGCAGAACTGATGgtgctgcagtgcagcacagagTGCAGGAGCAGAACAGGAACGTCAGGAACTTCAGCCATCTGGTACAGAGAGATGAGCtgctggagatattcaaaactATGCACAATGGACCAAGGGTGAAGGATGGGGAAGTAAATGTTGGGCTGGTAAGTTGGACTTAGTGCCTAAATGGAACTTACTTAATCTAAATTCTAATTCCATGTGCCCTCCATGGGAAAAATTCATCCTGTAGTCTGGCTTCCCATAAGGGTATAAAAACTGGCAAGCACAAACCACTGTGGGTTTTGTGCAAAGATTAATACTGAAGCTCCTAGAGGTCAGCGTGCCCCCCTGCTTGCCctagttggttttttttagaacattttattaaaaaacttTTGTGTCAGAGCTCTGTGAGTCTTTTGGCATCACCCTGCCTAATAACATTTCACTTTGTCATCTAGGTGGGTTACCCTAATGTTGGCAAAAGTTCAACCATCAACACAATCCTTGGAAATAAGAAGGTGTCGGTGTCTGCTACACCAGGCCGTACAAAGCACTTCCAGGTACTGCTAACAAATAACATCAGTCTTTTTGTAATTTCTTCTCCCCAGTGGAAGAGAGCTTCATTATGACCTAGTTGCAACCACATGCACTCACTGAGAACTCTGCCAGCCTGACCTATGGTCAGCAGAGTAGGTTGGAGAGGAGTGGTCTTGATGTGTATAATTTTGGAACTTTAATTCTTGCTTCTAAACTTGTGCTCGATTTTGAGTCGCTCATGAGAGCTGCTGTGCAATGGGGCACGGTTTATATCCTGATTTTATTTAGTTACCTTGTCCCTTTCTTCCAACACCAGTCATGAGGAGAGAAGCTTTTTAACATGAGTGTTCCTCCAAGTAGCTTAAGGTCAAGGCTTCAAACTATCCTTGTCAACATCATGGCTGTGAATAAATGTAGTTTTGCTGATATTTTCATATTGATCAAACTTTGATTTTGAGGTAGCTGCTCCAATGCTATAGTGTGGGACCATTGTGGGATTTGTACTTTTTGAACTCCCAGCTGTTTCAGAAGGTCCAACACACTTAAAGGTTTCTGGAGTgctttctcctctcccatcaGACTGAAGAGCTGAAGATCTTGCTGCCCCCATCTGGACACCTTATTTAGGAACTTTGAAAAATGTTGCTGTCTTCTACATCTGATCTGCTTAATTCATTGGCTGGGACCAGCAGGGCAGATGTCTGTGTTAGTAGAATTTCTCCTTATTGTCATTTGCATCCATGTTTCATCTGTgtgtttgaatttattttttttttgttccttttacCTCCGTGGACACTGAGTTGCCATAGTGAACTAATAGGTTATTTATCATGTAGACCCTGTATGTGGAGCCTGGCCTGTGCCTTTGTGATTGCCCCGGTCTGGTGATGCCATCTTTCGTCTCTACCAAGGCAGAAATGATTTGTTCTGGAATTCTGCCTATAGATCAGATGAGGGACCACGTTCCACCTGTTTCTCTAATATCCTTTGCATGGGGTTTGTAAGAGGGCATGCAAGGGTTGGATCTGGAGTATGCCAAGTAGCGTGTTCCAGCCCTGCTAGCAGCACATGTGCTCATGCTTTGAGGGAGGTGGGACATACTGGATAACAGTCCTGCTGTGTTGGTCTTTTCCTATCTCATTTCAACTTAGTTGTGTTTTCAGACctgttatttttctggtttGCAACAAAATCCAAAAGTCATTCTTTTGTGTGTGCTCCTAGAGTGACAAGGGCAAGATTACTTGTGTAGCTGTAAATGACAAAGTGGTTTCCTTCACTAGCTTATGTTTGCCAGCATATCCCACGAAACATTTTGGAAGCAACCTATGGAATAAATATCATAAGGCCAAGGGAAGATGAGGACCCAGATCGAAAGCCAACAGCTGAAGAGCTGCTAACAGCATATGGATGTGAGTGATGATCCTTTTAAAACCTGTCACCTCCACTGTGTGCATGGTCCTGAACATGGCCTTAGGAGAACATTGTAAAGTTTTCCTAAGCCTGGGGGTTTTGTGCATTGGACCTCTTTGATAGGACTTGCCCTGCTCTCAGGAATGGTCTTTGTTAATGGCTCGTCTCCTGTGGGAGTTGGAGTGGTGCTTTGCCAGTCTTATCTGACAGATGTAGTGATGGTGTGGAAGATACTGGTGGAATGCCCTGCCAGTCTATAGTGTGGTGCTCTTACCCTTTCAGATACCTCCCACCATCTGGGTCTGAATTAGACTTTGAAGAATGCAGTGAATTCTCATTCT comes from Agelaius phoeniceus isolate bAgePho1 chromosome 10, bAgePho1.hap1, whole genome shotgun sequence and encodes:
- the LSG1 gene encoding large subunit GTPase 1 homolog; translated protein: MGKKRSDGLGRCLQRQRGLERRGASSWLHASEVVAERGPELRSAPEQSPLEEFLATAELAGTRFVAERLNAQIVSAQSCTGLLTAQEAQRVRQLQQENQEFLRIPRRPHWDRTTSAEDLKQAERESFLEWRRQLAHLEEEKKLILTPFERNLEFWRQLWRVIERSDIVVQIVDARNPLLFRCQDLESYVKEVSKDKENMILINKADLLSEEQRAAWAQFFEKEGVKVVFWSALAECERLCGESKELGSDGGAEHPSGSEDDGSSQEDDNTAQGSAERASTGSTWQSANQALGSDDNSSDEYEDCEDDEEEDWQTCSEDEAGDSINAVGPQRMESRTDGAAVQHRVQEQNRNVRNFSHLVQRDELLEIFKTMHNGPRVKDGEVNVGLVGYPNVGKSSTINTILGNKKVSVSATPGRTKHFQTLYVEPGLCLCDCPGLVMPSFVSTKAEMICSGILPIDQMRDHVPPVSLVCQHIPRNILEATYGINIIRPREDEDPDRKPTAEELLTAYGYMRGFMTSHGQPDQPRSARYVLKDYVNGKLLYCHPPPGIDPNDFQHQHQRCPDRTTLQATGQVKPEKNTKAKQIENVVDKTFFHQENVRALMKGVRAAMGYRPGSGLVPAAAPNPANVVGKPWKKHGNRNKKEKIRRITKHLEA